The window TAACTTATCTAAATCCCAACCATTTTCAGCCCCAAATCCTTCTGATAAATATTTATTCCATTTTCCAACTCCAAGATGAACAGCTGTATCAAAAGCAAAAAGTTTTATATATTCTGGAAGAAGATCACATTTTATACTATCCCAATAATCTTTTTTATATATACTTATTACAATATCTAGAGGAATTTTTTTCATATCATCTAAATATCCTGCTCTTAGAGCATCAAATTTAGTTATACCATAATTAGTTTCTCCTCCATTATCATCAGGATCATTAGTATATCCTCCTTCCCATTCTAAAATTTTTTTTAATGCATTTTCAAAATTCATATCATATACCTCCTTGTATTTAAAAAAATATTAATTTTTTTTTGAATTATTTCCTTCTGCTCCAACTTTTGAAGCTACACTACCT is drawn from Candidatus Cetobacterium colombiensis and contains these coding sequences:
- a CDS encoding glycoside hydrolase family 108 protein; amino-acid sequence: MNFENALKKILEWEGGYTNDPDDNGGETNYGITKFDALRAGYLDDMKKIPLDIVISIYKKDYWDSIKCDLLPEYIKLFAFDTAVHLGVGKWNKYLSEGFGAENGWDLDKLYERREKSYTEISALKNNRKYLKGWMNRLNDIYKTCKKEINPELIPNKNSENDFIFILQQKSIDQISVIQLLCNNLLDESLEVDGVFGPDTENILRKLFKKVKN